One part of the Amaranthus tricolor cultivar Red isolate AtriRed21 chromosome 16, ASM2621246v1, whole genome shotgun sequence genome encodes these proteins:
- the LOC130802411 gene encoding serine/threonine-protein phosphatase 7 long form homolog, with product MWCCPKQRQGDCGANSHITLWAWEHILISQPYRTVGLCDTAPPPQPPPDVAYGSRWNFARRTRKHTGTGLEFYRDQLDLLRPNQFLWDPYPAEAYTVVPEHSEIHSGAWRASVPLICFDIVEVHLPKRVLRQYGLVKGILPPCDTEPQLHQISRKNQGAANLMDINWRHIARWDGRLELLA from the exons ATGTGGTGCTGCCCTAAACAACGTCAAGGAGATTGCGGGGCCAATAGTCATATTAca ctgtgggcgtgggagcatattcttattagccaaccttacagaaccgTTGGTCTTTGTGATACTGCTCCTCCACCACAACCCCCACCAGATGTTGCGTATGGTtcaaggtggaattttgcacgccGGACGCGCAAGCACACTGGCACCGGTCTCGAATTCTACCGAGATCAGTTAGATTTgctacgacccaaccag tttttgtgggacccataccctGCGGAAGCCTACACAGTTGTACCCGAACACTCGGAGATTCATTcaggtgcgtggagggcttctgtgccactcatatgctttgacattgtcgaagtacatctaccaaagcgcgtactgcgccaatatgggttggtaaaGGGCATTCtaccgccttgtgacactgaaccccagCTGCACCAGATTTCGCGCAAAAATCAGGGTGCGGCAAACTTGATGGACATCAACTGGcgtcacatcgctcgttgggatggtAGACTGGAGCTGCTAGCataa